The Microlunatus antarcticus DNA segment AAGGGTCGACATCATCGCGGAGTCGCGCGCGGCCCCGTCCGGGATGAGCGTGTCGTCGAGGTCAACCAGCAGCACGCCCACCCCGGAACGGTAGGCCAGCGTCATGCACCCGCCACGTCAATCGCTGCTGTCCTGGCGCCGAGCGGGCTCCGTCAGCCGGCCCGGGCTTCGACGTGCGCCTGGTGGTCGGCCGCGATATGTCGGGCGACGGCATCCGTGTCGTGACGCCCGATCACGGCGGTGGCGACTGCCTTCAGCTCGGTCACGGCGTTGGCGACCGCAAACCCTTGATCAGCTACAGCGAACATCGGAACGTCATTGTGGTTGTCCCCGAACACCACCAACCGCCCCGCGCGGAGGTCGCTCATCAGCCGTTGAACCGCCTGTGCCTTGGTGCCGTCCTGGTTGTGGACCTCAAGCCAGTCCAGGCCAGGGGTGTTCGGATCCTCGTTCAGGAAGTGCGCGGTGGACCTCAAGGGCCCGGCCAGCGCTTCGCGCAGCGTGACGAGCGATGGACGTGCGGCGATGATCGTGATGTAGAAGACGCTGGCGTGGTCCAGGGGGTCGTCGACCGTTATCGGGCGCAGGCGGCGATCTCCAGCCCGGTGCGCGGTGAAGGTCTCGACCCCGGCGGTCATCCGATCGGGCCGCCACCGCACCCAATCGCGCCCGTCCTCGAACGTGAACCAGACCGGCTCGACCGCCCCGGTCCGACCGCACTCCGCGGAAATAATCCTGGCCACCGACTCGTCGAGCAGCTGGACGTGCCGTGGAGCCCCGTCGTCCGGGTCGGCCGTGATCGTGCCGCCGCACGTGACCACGGGTATCGACAGGTGCAGTCCCTCGGTTACCCGAGACGAGGAGGTGAACGAGCGGGCCGTCGCGTACGTGAACAACGCGCCAGCCGCGACAGCCTCGTTGAGGAGGCGCACCGATGTCGGACTGATCGCACTATTGGCGCCGAGCAAGGTCCCGTCCAGATCGGACACGTACAACGTCCGCGACGCGCCGGCCCCAGTCACACCCGCGAGCCTCCCATGCGCTCGCACCATCGTGCAGAGCGCAGCACGACCCCAGCGCGGAGCACGCAAGCCGACCTGCCTGCGATCATCGGCTGGAGGCGGCACGCGCGCTCGATAGAGCTATTGGACGCATGGCAGCTGACAGTACGAAATCCTGGGGTGGCGGGCCCGCCGAACAGTGAGTCCGAGGAGAACGATCAACGTGACGGCGCACTCAGACTGGCTCGGCAGCGTGACGGTGGCCGACTCCGCCTTCGCCCGCGCAGCCTTCGAGAAGCTCGATCGACTGCTGACCGCTCTGCAACCCGCAGCGCTCGATCGCCTTCGCAGTATCGCTCGCTTCGACGACACGTCCGCCCAGATCGACCTGCACCACGTCAGCGGGAAGGACTGGCTCGACGTCGATCTCCACTACAGCGAGGACCTTGGCGGCATGTTCAACCCACTCGGGCACGAGGAGTACTACCAGCTTCGAGGCGACCTCTCGGTCGAGCAGGACGCGCTCGACGACCTCGCGGTACTCCTCACCAGCACGTACGCGATCGAGGAAACCTGGTGGAGAGGGCGGCATATCCGAACCGTCGTCAAGCAAACGAGCGGAGGAGAAGAAATAGGCGTGTCGGTCTCGGGATGGCCACTGCTTCCACCGAAATGGCTCCTCCTACCCAACCAACTGACAGTTCGACGCGACTCCTTGTCCTACGGCGGGCGCCTTACGTCGAACTGACGGTTGATTCGGAGCAGCCACAAGCCGACCGTCGTGCGAAGCACATAAGCCGACCCTGCGTCGAGACACGTGCGTCCTCAGACCGTCGGCAACAACGCCTCGAGGTTCTCACTCACCCAGCGGGTGTCTGACCTGTAGCCCTTGACGTGGTCTGCGACGTGAGCGGCGCCAGCGGCTGCCCGTGCTGCGGTGAACTCGGCGAGATCCCCGAGCCGGGTGACTGTACTGCGCAGCACCTCTGACGGTGCGACGGCTACACCATCCCCTGCTTCGGCGTAGGACCGGCAGAGCAGTTCCAGGCGGCCTCGGCGGACGGCCATGTCTGGCGGGCCGGCGCCGGTGTCCTCAAACTGGCTCAACGGCGCAAGCCGGTAGGCCAAATAGGCCAGGTCCCACGCTCGCGGTCCGGGAGAGGCCGTGTCGATGTCGATGAACCCGGCGAGCTGGTGGACGTCGTCGAAGACCATGTTGTACGGCGCGACGTCGTTGAGGCAGATTACCTCTGCTGGCTCGTGGGAAGGGAGCTGCCACGTGG contains these protein-coding regions:
- a CDS encoding HAD family hydrolase, whose product is MSDLDGTLLGANSAISPTSVRLLNEAVAAGALFTYATARSFTSSSRVTEGLHLSIPVVTCGGTITADPDDGAPRHVQLLDESVARIISAECGRTGAVEPVWFTFEDGRDWVRWRPDRMTAGVETFTAHRAGDRRLRPITVDDPLDHASVFYITIIAARPSLVTLREALAGPLRSTAHFLNEDPNTPGLDWLEVHNQDGTKAQAVQRLMSDLRAGRLVVFGDNHNDVPMFAVADQGFAVANAVTELKAVATAVIGRHDTDAVARHIAADHQAHVEARAG
- a CDS encoding aminoglycoside phosphotransferase family protein; translation: MQKHDENSEAEVVLAGGNMSQVVRRGQAVHRTAGPWTSTIHRLLDHLHANGVTWLPRALGVDEQGREVLTYLPGTVPSYPMPSWVWSQDVLVDAGRRLAQVHQASAGFDTAGATWQLPSHEPAEVICLNDVAPYNMVFDDVHQLAGFIDIDTASPGPRAWDLAYLAYRLAPLSQFEDTGAGPPDMAVRRGRLELLCRSYAEAGDGVAVAPSEVLRSTVTRLGDLAEFTAARAAAGAAHVADHVKGYRSDTRWVSENLEALLPTV